A stretch of Roseibium porphyridii DNA encodes these proteins:
- a CDS encoding protein adenylyltransferase SelO, with amino-acid sequence MTANPPLFHFDNSYARELEGFYVAWEGAQVPSPKLVLFNNRLAAELGLNSDELMGAEGAAIFAGTNSPEGASPLAQVYAGHQFGGFSPQLGDGRALLLGELVDREGIRRDIQLKGSGPTPFSRGGDGKAVIGPVLREYIMGEAMHALGIPTTRALAAVTTGETIFRDGPKPGAVLTRVAASHLRVGTFQFFAARGETDKVRQLADYAISRHDPDLMDAEDKYLNLFRRVVERQAHLIAHWVLVGFVHGVMNTDNTTISGETIDYGPCAFIDAYDPAAVFSSIDHGGRYAFGRQPVIAQWNLARLAEALLALIEPDDLDKAVTLAADELARFPEIYGQFWLSGMRSKLGLSKEAEGDQDLIEDLLNLMEDQAVDYTLFFRRLAETAEENEDEAAALFENTSAFVSWRDRWLNRLQSEGTDTAGLKDRMNAVNPIYIARNHMVEEALSAAEDGNYDQVERLLDLLSKPYEERPGFEAYALSAPEDFGPYQTFCGT; translated from the coding sequence ATGACTGCAAATCCGCCGCTATTCCACTTTGACAACTCCTATGCCCGTGAACTTGAAGGGTTTTATGTGGCCTGGGAAGGCGCACAAGTCCCCTCACCCAAACTGGTTTTGTTCAACAACAGACTGGCAGCTGAACTCGGCCTCAACTCCGACGAGCTGATGGGAGCCGAAGGGGCCGCTATTTTTGCCGGAACCAACAGTCCCGAAGGTGCCAGCCCCTTGGCTCAGGTTTATGCAGGTCATCAGTTTGGCGGGTTCTCTCCTCAACTGGGTGACGGCCGCGCCCTGCTTCTGGGAGAGTTGGTCGACCGCGAAGGCATAAGACGGGACATTCAGTTGAAGGGCTCAGGTCCGACACCCTTCTCGCGTGGCGGTGACGGCAAGGCGGTCATCGGTCCGGTATTGCGGGAATACATTATGGGCGAAGCGATGCATGCGCTCGGTATTCCAACGACCCGCGCCCTCGCAGCGGTGACCACCGGCGAAACGATATTCCGTGATGGTCCCAAACCGGGCGCTGTTCTCACACGCGTGGCAGCCAGCCATTTGCGTGTTGGCACGTTTCAGTTTTTTGCTGCAAGAGGCGAAACCGATAAGGTTCGCCAGCTCGCTGACTATGCGATTTCCCGGCACGACCCGGACCTTATGGATGCAGAGGACAAGTACCTGAACCTATTCAGGCGCGTCGTCGAGCGGCAAGCCCACCTGATCGCACACTGGGTTTTGGTCGGGTTCGTGCACGGCGTCATGAATACGGACAACACAACGATTTCAGGTGAAACCATCGATTACGGCCCCTGTGCCTTTATCGATGCCTATGATCCCGCAGCGGTTTTCAGCTCTATTGACCATGGTGGCCGCTACGCCTTTGGCAGGCAACCAGTCATAGCCCAGTGGAACCTTGCCCGGCTGGCAGAAGCGCTTCTGGCGCTGATCGAGCCTGATGACCTGGACAAAGCTGTTACGCTTGCAGCAGACGAACTCGCACGCTTTCCAGAAATATATGGCCAATTCTGGCTGTCGGGCATGCGATCCAAGCTCGGATTGTCCAAGGAAGCGGAAGGTGACCAGGACCTGATTGAAGACCTGCTAAACCTGATGGAGGATCAAGCCGTCGACTACACATTATTCTTCCGCCGGTTGGCAGAGACTGCCGAGGAGAATGAAGACGAAGCAGCGGCGCTTTTTGAAAACACCAGCGCATTTGTTTCATGGCGCGACAGATGGCTGAACCGATTGCAGTCAGAGGGTACTGACACTGCCGGCCTCAAAGACCGGATGAATGCCGTCAATCCTATCTATATTGCTCGCAACCACATGGTCGAAGAGGCGCTCTCGGCAGCGGAGGACGGCAATTACGACCAGGTTGAACGATTGCTTGACCTTCTCTCAAAACCATATGAGGAGCGTCCGGGTTTTGAAGCCTATGCGTTGTCCGCACCTGAAGATTTTGGTCCCTACCAAACCTTTTGCGGCACGTAG
- the folE gene encoding GTP cyclohydrolase I FolE has product MTYAASVAAMAEHRKEHGLRPSREDAEAAVRVLLEWSGDNPDREGLVDTPARVVRAYEEFFEGYTVDPADLLARTFEETNDYDDLIVLRNMRMESHCEHHVVPIIGKVHVAYLPANRVVGISKIARVVEVYAKRLQIQETLTSQIADTIQEVLQPRGVAVVIEAAHMCMTTRGVRKPGVSMLTRKLLGEFQTDPELRRDFLSSVSVSTGGMG; this is encoded by the coding sequence ATGACTTACGCTGCGAGCGTTGCGGCCATGGCAGAGCATCGCAAAGAGCACGGGCTGCGCCCCTCTCGTGAAGACGCCGAGGCGGCTGTACGTGTTTTGCTGGAATGGAGTGGGGATAATCCGGACCGTGAAGGCTTGGTGGATACGCCTGCCCGCGTTGTGCGCGCCTATGAAGAGTTTTTCGAAGGATACACGGTCGACCCTGCGGACCTGCTCGCTCGAACGTTTGAAGAGACCAATGATTACGATGATTTGATCGTGCTCAGGAACATGCGGATGGAATCGCATTGCGAACACCACGTTGTTCCGATCATCGGCAAAGTGCACGTTGCCTATCTTCCAGCAAATCGTGTTGTCGGCATCAGCAAGATCGCACGCGTTGTCGAGGTTTATGCAAAACGTCTTCAAATCCAGGAAACCCTGACTTCTCAGATTGCCGACACCATTCAGGAAGTTCTTCAGCCGAGAGGAGTTGCCGTGGTGATCGAAGCGGCTCACATGTGCATGACAACGCGTGGTGTCAGAAAACCCGGCGTATCGATGTTGACCAGGAAACTGCTGGGAGAATTTCAAACAGATCCTGAATTGCGCAGAGATTTCCTGTCCTCCGTTTCTGTGTCGACAGGAGGAATGGGATAA
- a CDS encoding RNA polymerase sigma factor encodes MKPKEVRDLLPNALPSIWRFALSLTGDIDMTNDLAQSTCLRAVEKADQFRFSGSFEGWCLQICRSIWLNELRSRATRQNKVFATVDADLIPDIAPSVEHSLFAKEIIERVMALPDAQRSAVELVFVQEFTYSEAATILDVPIGTIMSRLHAARKALQKFAQTPNQDQRKEKR; translated from the coding sequence ATGAAGCCAAAAGAAGTCAGGGACCTGTTGCCGAATGCGCTGCCGTCAATCTGGCGGTTTGCGTTGAGCCTGACCGGTGACATCGACATGACCAACGATCTTGCGCAATCCACCTGTTTGCGTGCGGTGGAAAAGGCTGATCAGTTTCGATTTTCCGGAAGTTTCGAAGGCTGGTGTTTGCAGATCTGTCGTTCTATCTGGCTGAATGAGCTGCGCAGTCGCGCGACACGGCAAAACAAAGTCTTTGCGACAGTGGACGCGGATCTGATCCCTGATATTGCCCCCAGTGTCGAACACAGTCTTTTTGCCAAGGAAATCATCGAGCGGGTGATGGCTTTGCCTGACGCTCAGCGCAGTGCAGTGGAATTGGTCTTTGTGCAGGAATTCACCTATTCGGAAGCCGCGACGATCCTGGATGTTCCGATCGGTACGATCATGAGCCGTTTGCATGCCGCGCGCAAAGCCCTGCAAAAATTCGCCCAAACACCGAACCAGGACCAAAGGAAGGAGAAGCGATGA
- a CDS encoding cyclic nucleotide-binding domain-containing protein: MEMIEHFRKHDAFAHLNDAVLAGICSVSKTIDVPEHQFIVREGEETSDLYLLIDGEARAVRRDPGGGDIKLNVIRTGECVGELAFLDGAPRSASVVAESPCKLIKIPVDALRALPDGAMVTGELKGALAGVVVKRARSLSDEMLAALREQLAAKTLQNQFGYFLVFTIALFLISTSLFYLVAERYVKDVYDPGFSWQTILLFAIPCLIIIKAMKIPPAQLGLRREGLAKSLAQSFGICVVLSIPIGIYLLFFKQVQAPVTGGVRVDLLFLTQYLFHTVFQEIGSRGLMQGLFQKFLADTKGHRAVLLTSTIFASLHLTFGVDAVVITFFASIIFGYVYLYQKNLAGVILMHYWFGVLAALMVAI, translated from the coding sequence ATGGAAATGATCGAACACTTCAGGAAACACGATGCTTTTGCGCATCTGAACGATGCCGTCCTTGCGGGCATCTGTTCGGTCTCAAAGACAATCGACGTTCCTGAGCACCAGTTTATTGTGCGAGAGGGTGAAGAGACCTCAGATCTTTATCTGCTGATTGACGGTGAGGCACGCGCGGTCAGGCGAGATCCGGGCGGCGGCGACATCAAGCTGAATGTGATTAGGACCGGTGAATGCGTCGGAGAACTTGCCTTCCTGGACGGTGCGCCCAGATCCGCCTCGGTGGTTGCGGAATCGCCCTGCAAACTTATCAAGATCCCAGTGGATGCCTTGAGAGCCCTGCCTGACGGTGCGATGGTGACAGGTGAGTTGAAAGGTGCGCTGGCTGGCGTCGTTGTCAAACGGGCACGTAGCTTGAGTGACGAAATGCTGGCCGCGCTGCGCGAACAACTCGCAGCCAAGACCCTGCAGAACCAGTTCGGTTACTTTCTGGTTTTCACCATTGCGCTGTTTCTGATCTCAACTTCGCTTTTCTATCTCGTTGCCGAGCGCTACGTGAAGGATGTCTATGATCCCGGATTTTCCTGGCAGACGATCCTGCTTTTTGCGATTCCCTGCCTGATCATCATCAAGGCCATGAAGATACCACCGGCTCAACTCGGGTTGCGCCGGGAGGGGCTGGCGAAGTCACTTGCACAGTCCTTTGGTATCTGCGTGGTTTTGTCGATTCCGATCGGAATTTACCTGCTTTTCTTTAAGCAGGTCCAAGCGCCAGTCACCGGCGGCGTCAGGGTTGATCTGCTCTTTTTGACGCAATACCTGTTTCACACGGTGTTTCAGGAAATCGGATCAAGGGGGCTGATGCAGGGACTGTTCCAGAAGTTCCTGGCCGATACCAAGGGGCACCGTGCGGTTCTCTTGACCAGCACGATATTTGCTTCGCTTCACCTGACATTCGGCGTGGATGCCGTCGTCATAACATTCTTCGCCAGCATCATTTTCGGGTATGTCTATCTCTATCAGAAGAACCTCGCAGGCGTGATTTTGATGCACTACTGGTTTGGCGTTCTGGCCGCGCTGATGGTCGCGATCTGA
- a CDS encoding nuclear transport factor 2 family protein, which yields MKRNLAERAQQLQGPRYRGARSTLVNWTEAVAAGQIEGILKLYAPDAVLVPTLSNEIVFSEDDRRRYFEFFLSDGVPSCEIKRDEVRIDQQNSTVLIGGIYCFVFPRKSGVEKVPARFLFTFEEFGTRWLITGHHSSRCV from the coding sequence TTGAAGCGAAACCTAGCTGAACGCGCTCAACAACTTCAGGGACCCCGCTATCGCGGTGCGCGTTCGACGTTGGTGAACTGGACGGAAGCTGTTGCTGCAGGACAAATCGAAGGGATCTTGAAGCTCTACGCACCTGACGCAGTTCTTGTGCCGACGCTTTCCAACGAGATCGTCTTTTCAGAAGACGACCGCCGTCGATACTTTGAGTTTTTTCTGTCCGACGGAGTGCCGAGTTGCGAGATCAAGCGCGATGAAGTCCGGATTGATCAACAAAACAGTACGGTCTTGATTGGCGGTATCTATTGTTTTGTCTTCCCCCGGAAAAGCGGTGTGGAAAAGGTGCCTGCCAGATTTCTTTTTACATTCGAGGAGTTTGGTACGCGTTGGCTGATAACCGGTCATCACTCTTCACGCTGTGTTTGA
- a CDS encoding UDP-2,3-diacylglucosamine diphosphatase, translated as MLFVSGKYSRYQLESGAVVIRETIHSGEVHARHLRSLFLSDIHLGTRGCQAELLLDFLKHHEAQRIYLVGDIIDGWRLRKKRFWPASHQDVMNQILERGRRGVELIYIPGNHDEFLRRHNRTRFGCVRFADSIEHLTAGGRRYLIIHGDQFDVVMQNAKWLAFLGDRFYVTALALNTWLNIFRRRLGLNYWSLGAFAKQHVKQFVNLIGKFEDTISAEIDKRDLDGIICGHIHHASDREVNGIHYLNTGDWVESCTAVGENLDGSLEVIRWQGAEQIDPRPIKDTETIVAA; from the coding sequence ATGCTTTTTGTTTCGGGAAAATACTCCAGATATCAGTTAGAATCAGGAGCAGTTGTCATTCGCGAGACGATCCATTCCGGCGAAGTTCACGCCAGGCATCTCAGGTCACTTTTTTTATCCGATATTCATTTGGGCACACGTGGTTGTCAGGCAGAGTTGCTTCTTGACTTCCTGAAGCATCACGAGGCACAGAGGATTTACCTGGTCGGTGACATTATCGATGGCTGGCGCCTTCGGAAAAAACGCTTCTGGCCTGCGTCTCATCAAGACGTCATGAACCAGATCCTGGAGCGCGGTCGCCGCGGCGTTGAACTCATATATATTCCTGGAAATCATGATGAATTCCTGAGAAGGCATAATAGAACCAGATTTGGCTGCGTTCGGTTTGCCGACAGCATCGAACACCTCACTGCCGGCGGGCGGAGATATCTGATCATTCATGGCGACCAGTTTGATGTTGTCATGCAAAATGCCAAGTGGCTGGCTTTTCTTGGTGATCGTTTTTATGTCACCGCTTTGGCGCTCAACACCTGGCTGAATATCTTCAGGCGACGGCTGGGCTTGAACTATTGGTCTCTGGGGGCATTCGCAAAGCAGCATGTGAAGCAATTCGTCAATCTTATTGGCAAATTCGAAGACACGATTTCTGCCGAGATAGACAAACGGGATCTCGACGGCATCATTTGCGGTCATATTCATCATGCCTCGGACAGGGAGGTGAATGGTATTCACTATCTCAACACAGGTGATTGGGTGGAGAGCTGCACCGCGGTCGGTGAAAATCTGGATGGTTCGCTCGAGGTGATCCGCTGGCAAGGTGCTGAACAGATCGACCCTCGGCCAATCAAAGACACAGAGACGATTGTTGCTGCATGA
- a CDS encoding CobW family GTP-binding protein: MTLPDRIPVFLLSGFLGSGKSTLLNAFLNDPAVEDTAVIINEFGDIPVDHLLVRQGETTISQVSTGCLCCSDTTDIRQTLEDLQSAASSGLTGGFSRVIVEMSGLGDPAPLVNAFSAGDNAAGPAFYLAGVVTLFDTVTGASTIENHFEAFKQIAFADRIVLTKTDLVEEPKTSTECSGLFGELRALNPSADIVDRQSVDLSTLFSPRPYTAVERGEDVAGWLALEAALALEDGHGDASGSDTVNLRHGSGIRTFSIVRDDPLPKSNLDQFFDLLQNSAGQRLLRVKGIVATSDTPEKPLIVHAVQHVVSEPVRLGAWPDEDRRTRLVFITNGIDPGPVRDLFAAVTNTTPFSFTKSLKVAGAAILGPVSRTFSNLTSTSRRSQ, encoded by the coding sequence ATGACGCTTCCCGACCGAATTCCTGTTTTCTTGTTGAGTGGTTTTCTGGGCTCCGGCAAATCAACCCTGCTGAACGCGTTCTTAAATGATCCTGCAGTTGAGGACACGGCGGTGATCATCAACGAGTTCGGCGACATTCCAGTCGACCACCTCCTGGTCCGTCAAGGCGAGACAACAATCAGTCAGGTCTCCACCGGCTGCTTATGCTGCTCGGACACGACAGACATTCGTCAAACCCTCGAAGATCTCCAAAGTGCGGCCTCTTCCGGCCTGACGGGTGGGTTCTCGCGGGTGATTGTGGAGATGAGCGGGCTCGGGGATCCAGCTCCGCTCGTCAACGCATTTTCAGCCGGTGACAATGCTGCGGGTCCTGCATTTTACCTCGCCGGTGTGGTTACCCTCTTTGATACCGTCACCGGTGCCAGCACAATTGAAAACCATTTCGAGGCGTTCAAACAGATTGCCTTTGCTGACCGGATCGTCCTTACCAAAACCGACCTGGTTGAAGAGCCGAAGACCTCAACAGAGTGTTCCGGGCTTTTCGGTGAATTGCGAGCGCTGAACCCAAGTGCCGACATTGTTGATCGCCAGTCGGTCGATCTTTCAACCTTGTTTTCTCCAAGGCCTTATACGGCCGTCGAACGAGGAGAAGATGTTGCTGGTTGGCTGGCTCTCGAGGCCGCATTGGCACTGGAGGACGGTCATGGCGATGCATCGGGATCGGATACCGTCAATCTCAGGCACGGTTCAGGTATTCGGACATTCAGCATTGTGCGCGATGATCCATTGCCGAAGTCAAATCTGGACCAGTTTTTCGATCTTCTTCAGAACTCCGCAGGACAGAGGCTCTTGCGTGTCAAGGGGATCGTTGCCACCAGTGATACCCCCGAAAAACCGTTGATTGTCCACGCAGTTCAACATGTTGTTTCCGAACCTGTGCGTCTTGGCGCGTGGCCCGATGAAGACCGCCGGACACGACTGGTCTTCATTACCAACGGTATAGATCCCGGACCGGTGCGCGATTTGTTTGCGGCGGTGACCAACACCACTCCCTTTTCGTTCACGAAGTCACTCAAAGTCGCCGGAGCAGCCATTTTGGGCCCTGTCTCCCGCACGTTTTCCAACCTCACCAGCACTTCTCGGAGGTCACAATGA
- the hisI gene encoding phosphoribosyl-AMP cyclohydrolase, which yields MSDVQPFASRVSVEQVEEGKFLAPKFDENGLLPVVTTDAETGDVLMMGVMNEEALLNTVNTGEAHYWSRSRKCLWHKGATSGLIQKVVEMRIDDDQDAVWLRVAVEGGASCHVGYRSCFYRAVPTKVENGPIELNFTETEKAFDPIEVYGDAPNPTQL from the coding sequence ATGTCTGATGTGCAACCATTCGCGAGCCGCGTCTCCGTTGAGCAAGTCGAAGAGGGCAAATTTCTTGCCCCCAAGTTTGACGAGAACGGCCTTCTTCCCGTCGTCACGACCGATGCAGAAACCGGTGACGTTCTGATGATGGGCGTGATGAACGAAGAAGCCTTGCTGAATACCGTCAACACCGGTGAAGCCCACTATTGGAGCCGCAGCCGCAAGTGTCTTTGGCACAAGGGTGCGACCAGCGGGCTCATCCAGAAAGTCGTTGAAATGAGGATCGATGACGACCAGGACGCGGTCTGGTTACGAGTTGCTGTCGAAGGCGGTGCCAGCTGTCACGTTGGGTACCGCTCCTGTTTCTATCGTGCTGTTCCGACAAAGGTTGAGAATGGGCCAATTGAACTCAACTTCACGGAAACAGAGAAAGCCTTTGATCCGATTGAGGTTTATGGAGACGCACCCAATCCGACCCAGTTGTGA
- a CDS encoding B12-binding domain-containing radical SAM protein, with amino-acid sequence MQAGRKSRILIVNAYFDPWRSATPTRLFVPRAMAPYYLAGYFNPALAEVRVWDEVYHGALLDRRQFEWPDMVVFTGLTAAFDRARQLLAYCRHFNPNVVGVIGGPIARALPAICDRVFDYSCQGDVEEIAEVIEAVLSRGHVSDATAPRFDLTSPSMGIAYLETTKNCNFACSFCSLSGEGRAYTAHSEHSIDSQLDAIGKAVCVMVLDNNFYGNNRGSFEWRVKKIGDRWRRGQFRGWGALVTGDFFKRPENLKLMAENGCKGIFSGVETLDPALLRTFNKKQSLSSDPLTLTEACAENGIFFDYGMIIDFAHQTVAEVDDQLSGLLANHRVPLPGLLSMTIPITGTPYFDKAAREGRMMPNVLLSDMDGQKLVEWPKEPVEKVVPFLRDLLKFRGRKSALTRHTLAHAWHWRKHFDLEQTILAAVRPLHRFGWNAGIGSPRQMYQSFKEPPLTYSAMTDQLRSAYQPQHRLPSRFESDFEPLQVTDENGALTDQFQSARVAPSSIAV; translated from the coding sequence ATGCAAGCAGGCCGCAAGAGCCGAATTCTGATCGTCAACGCTTACTTCGACCCTTGGAGATCGGCAACGCCGACGCGCTTGTTCGTGCCGCGGGCAATGGCACCCTATTACCTGGCAGGATATTTCAACCCCGCCCTCGCCGAAGTTCGCGTATGGGACGAGGTGTATCACGGTGCACTGCTTGATCGGCGTCAGTTCGAATGGCCGGATATGGTGGTCTTCACGGGCCTGACGGCTGCGTTCGACAGAGCACGGCAACTCTTGGCCTATTGCAGGCATTTCAATCCGAACGTTGTCGGCGTCATTGGTGGCCCGATTGCGCGGGCTCTTCCCGCAATCTGTGACAGGGTCTTTGACTATTCCTGCCAGGGCGATGTTGAAGAAATTGCCGAAGTCATCGAGGCCGTTCTTTCCAGAGGTCACGTTTCTGACGCAACCGCCCCCAGATTTGACCTGACATCGCCGAGCATGGGGATCGCCTATCTGGAAACGACAAAGAACTGTAACTTTGCCTGTTCCTTTTGCTCCCTTTCCGGAGAAGGCCGCGCCTATACAGCTCATTCCGAGCACTCGATCGACAGCCAGCTGGACGCAATCGGCAAGGCTGTCTGTGTCATGGTTCTCGACAATAACTTTTACGGTAACAATCGTGGGAGCTTTGAGTGGCGGGTTAAGAAAATCGGCGACAGATGGCGCCGGGGACAATTCCGAGGATGGGGAGCCCTTGTCACCGGAGACTTTTTCAAACGTCCAGAAAATCTCAAACTCATGGCTGAAAACGGCTGCAAGGGCATTTTTTCGGGCGTCGAGACGTTGGACCCTGCCCTTCTTCGGACCTTCAACAAGAAACAAAGTCTTTCTTCCGACCCGCTGACCTTAACCGAAGCTTGCGCGGAAAACGGTATTTTCTTCGACTACGGCATGATCATCGACTTTGCACATCAGACTGTCGCAGAAGTCGACGACCAATTGTCCGGTCTTCTGGCGAACCACCGAGTGCCTCTTCCGGGACTTTTGTCCATGACCATCCCGATTACAGGAACCCCATATTTCGACAAGGCAGCACGAGAAGGCCGTATGATGCCGAATGTCCTGCTCAGCGACATGGACGGTCAAAAACTTGTCGAATGGCCAAAAGAGCCCGTTGAGAAAGTCGTGCCTTTTCTGAGGGACCTTTTGAAATTTCGTGGCCGTAAGAGCGCCTTGACGCGCCACACACTCGCCCATGCCTGGCATTGGCGTAAGCACTTTGATCTTGAACAGACGATACTTGCTGCAGTCCGGCCATTACACCGGTTCGGTTGGAATGCAGGCATCGGCAGTCCGCGCCAGATGTATCAGTCCTTTAAAGAGCCACCACTGACCTACAGCGCCATGACAGATCAGCTCAGGTCCGCCTACCAGCCACAACATCGCCTCCCCAGCCGCTTTGAAAGTGATTTTGAACCGCTGCAGGTGACAGACGAAAACGGTGCGCTAACGGATCAGTTCCAGTCAGCGCGCGTCGCACCCTCGTCGATTGCGGTCTAG
- a CDS encoding glycosyltransferase family 4 protein, with product MKSVLFVTDAWYPQINGVVRTLEYTARELERRGVRVEFMTPKGFRTIPCPTYPEIRLSLTTRRRVRQVLRDFGCEHVHIATEGPLGLLAASVCNRDRLPFTTSYHTRFPEYVAARLPIPTTPFYAWFRRFHNSGSGCMVATSLLEESLHKRKFKNLMRWARGVDTDLFTPHEGSVFPVELPRPIFLNVGRVAVEKNIKAFLDLELPGSKVVVGDGPQLASLKKAYPDVLFTGAMNGENLARHYSGADVFVFPSRTDTFGLVLLEALACGTPVAAYPVMGPVDVIGKSDGGVLSGDLKEAALQAIKISRKTCRQVALEQSWSKCTDQFLANIQAADGVHSAAKSRKAA from the coding sequence ATGAAGTCCGTGCTTTTTGTAACCGATGCCTGGTATCCGCAAATCAACGGTGTTGTCAGGACGCTTGAATACACGGCACGCGAGCTTGAGCGACGCGGTGTGCGTGTCGAGTTCATGACCCCAAAAGGGTTCAGAACAATTCCGTGCCCGACCTATCCGGAAATTCGCCTTTCGCTGACAACAAGGCGCAGGGTTCGGCAAGTGCTGAGGGATTTCGGTTGCGAACATGTGCATATCGCTACGGAGGGGCCACTTGGCTTGCTTGCCGCAAGCGTTTGCAATCGCGACAGACTGCCCTTCACAACAAGCTATCACACGCGGTTCCCTGAATATGTCGCTGCCAGGCTGCCGATTCCGACGACACCCTTTTATGCCTGGTTTCGCCGGTTTCACAATTCAGGATCAGGCTGCATGGTCGCCACATCGCTTCTGGAAGAGAGCCTTCACAAGCGGAAATTCAAGAACCTGATGCGGTGGGCGCGCGGGGTGGATACGGATCTGTTCACGCCGCATGAGGGTTCGGTTTTTCCGGTCGAACTGCCACGACCCATCTTCTTGAATGTCGGGCGAGTTGCAGTTGAAAAAAATATCAAGGCATTCCTTGACCTTGAGTTGCCGGGTTCAAAGGTTGTGGTTGGCGATGGCCCACAGTTGGCAAGCCTCAAGAAGGCCTATCCAGACGTTCTTTTCACCGGTGCAATGAACGGTGAGAACCTCGCGCGACATTACTCCGGCGCGGATGTCTTTGTCTTTCCTTCCAGGACGGACACATTTGGGCTCGTTCTGCTTGAGGCCCTGGCTTGCGGCACACCCGTTGCCGCCTATCCCGTGATGGGCCCGGTTGATGTGATCGGGAAAAGTGATGGCGGCGTTCTTTCTGGCGATTTGAAAGAGGCCGCGCTCCAGGCGATCAAGATATCAAGGAAGACCTGCCGTCAGGTGGCTCTTGAACAGAGCTGGTCCAAATGCACCGACCAGTTTTTGGCGAATATTCAGGCTGCAGACGGTGTCCATTCGGCTGCCAAATCCAGAAAAGCTGCCTGA
- a CDS encoding DUF4399 domain-containing protein, with translation MKTVFASAAIALSLAYTPAFAGETPSSPDAKVYFVNIDDGATVKGPVKVVFGLSGMGVAPAGVEKDNTGHHHLLINRAPIGQGEDGEDEFVYSIPADENHIHYGGGQTETTLELAPGEHTLQLVLGDLNHIPHNPPVFSDVIKITVE, from the coding sequence ATGAAAACTGTATTTGCATCCGCCGCCATTGCCTTGAGCCTGGCTTATACCCCGGCATTTGCGGGAGAGACCCCGTCCAGTCCGGACGCAAAGGTCTACTTTGTCAACATTGATGACGGAGCCACGGTGAAGGGTCCTGTCAAAGTCGTTTTCGGGCTGTCGGGCATGGGTGTTGCGCCGGCCGGTGTCGAAAAGGACAACACAGGGCACCATCATCTGCTGATTAACCGGGCTCCGATCGGTCAAGGCGAAGATGGCGAAGACGAATTCGTCTACAGCATTCCAGCTGACGAGAACCATATCCACTATGGCGGCGGTCAGACCGAAACGACGCTGGAACTTGCACCGGGTGAACACACATTGCAGCTCGTTCTTGGCGATCTCAATCACATTCCGCACAATCCGCCAGTCTTCTCTGACGTCATCAAGATCACTGTCGAGTAA